A window from Enterocloster bolteae encodes these proteins:
- a CDS encoding response regulator transcription factor, with the protein MLRLLIADDEMIERQVLYKTLQKNLGDRCRIFQAANGREALKIYEEEKIQIAILDIEMPGINGIEAAQQIRQADKDCCIIFLTAFDEFSYAKKAITVRALDYLLKPYDEEELMLVVEEAMHIAGEHRQDEGDGDKNENEIPAPPDTEEPEDGGHARLSKVTSLISQYIHENYMFDISMQDAARAMNYSEAYFCKLFKQCFDQNFTSYLTQYRIKEAKKMLSQPTVNVKEIGRAVGYGDSNYFAKVFKRITGQSPTEYRLSIFQKG; encoded by the coding sequence ATGTTGCGTTTACTGATTGCGGATGATGAGATGATTGAGAGGCAGGTCCTTTATAAGACGCTGCAGAAAAATCTGGGGGACAGGTGCCGGATTTTCCAGGCAGCCAACGGCAGGGAAGCCCTTAAGATCTATGAGGAAGAGAAGATACAGATTGCCATTCTGGACATCGAGATGCCGGGCATAAACGGCATAGAAGCTGCCCAGCAGATCCGGCAGGCCGACAAGGACTGCTGCATCATATTCCTGACAGCCTTTGACGAGTTCTCCTATGCAAAAAAGGCCATCACGGTAAGGGCCCTGGATTACCTTCTGAAGCCTTACGACGAGGAGGAACTGATGTTAGTGGTGGAGGAAGCCATGCATATTGCAGGGGAACACCGGCAGGATGAAGGGGATGGGGATAAAAATGAAAATGAGATTCCTGCGCCGCCAGATACAGAGGAGCCGGAGGACGGAGGACATGCCCGTCTGTCAAAGGTTACATCCTTAATCAGCCAGTACATACATGAGAATTATATGTTTGACATTTCCATGCAGGATGCCGCAAGGGCCATGAATTATTCAGAGGCCTATTTCTGCAAGCTGTTCAAGCAGTGTTTTGACCAGAATTTCACATCCTACCTGACACAGTACCGGATAAAGGAAGCCAAGAAGATGCTAAGCCAGCCAACGGTCAATGTGAAGGAGATTGGAAGGGCAGTGGGCTATGGGGATTCCAATTACTTTGCAAAGGTGTTCAAGCGCATAACGGGACAGAGCCCCACTGAGTACAGATTGTCTATTTTCCAGAAGGGATAA
- a CDS encoding sensor histidine kinase encodes MFSYIKNQWLSISLKKKLGAFSVVVILVMGLSIAFNMLVMNFSLESFNVILNDNSLCYDVQESMEQEADAFELYVRERSWENAKQYRLACFKTESSLEALPFDYDVIGPERYARTWNIKNGYEGYQTFRDQVLHMDQSDEGFVEQLYRVYGMQGYLQTYARRLMQSTLKEGKRSYQEKVPLLYDLPYMIMACSVLMIITVICLTKLLSNTLIAPMVKLAHSSREIARNDFGGEDLVVENRDEMGELVQAFNKMKHATEGYINTLKEKNEMAERLHKEEVERIEMEKRLDAARLELLKSQINPHFLFNTLNMISCMAKLEEAQTTERMISSLGNLFRYNLKTSEQIVPLERELKVVQDYMYIQQMRFGSRISHDLRVEVDGSETMIPAFTLQPLVENAIIHGIARKEEGGRIFLRIWKRKDKIVISLADTGVGMEEEALKRLMDALKGHRTARVGIGLGNIYQRIKSMYEDGDLRIYSKAGKGTVVQIILPAAREEDYQKI; translated from the coding sequence ATGTTTTCTTATATTAAAAATCAGTGGCTTTCAATCTCGTTGAAGAAAAAGCTGGGTGCATTTTCCGTGGTTGTCATTTTGGTAATGGGTCTGTCCATTGCCTTCAATATGCTGGTCATGAATTTTTCCCTGGAGAGTTTTAACGTGATACTCAATGACAATTCCCTCTGCTATGATGTGCAGGAGTCCATGGAGCAGGAAGCGGATGCCTTTGAACTCTATGTGAGGGAGCGGTCCTGGGAGAATGCAAAGCAATACAGGCTGGCCTGTTTTAAGACGGAGAGCAGTCTGGAGGCCCTGCCCTTTGACTATGATGTCATTGGGCCTGAGCGGTATGCCAGGACATGGAATATTAAGAATGGCTATGAAGGCTACCAGACTTTCCGGGACCAGGTCCTTCACATGGACCAGTCGGATGAAGGATTTGTGGAGCAATTGTACAGGGTATATGGAATGCAGGGTTATCTGCAGACTTACGCCAGAAGACTGATGCAGTCTACCCTGAAGGAGGGAAAGCGCAGCTACCAGGAAAAGGTTCCTCTCCTCTATGACCTACCCTACATGATTATGGCCTGTTCCGTCCTGATGATTATTACGGTTATCTGTCTGACCAAGCTTCTGTCCAATACCCTGATTGCCCCCATGGTAAAGCTGGCCCACAGTTCCAGGGAGATAGCGAGAAATGATTTCGGCGGTGAGGACCTGGTGGTGGAGAACCGGGATGAGATGGGAGAGCTGGTACAGGCATTTAATAAGATGAAGCATGCCACAGAGGGGTATATCAATACTTTGAAAGAGAAAAACGAGATGGCGGAGCGTCTTCATAAGGAGGAGGTGGAGCGCATCGAGATGGAGAAACGTCTGGACGCGGCCCGCCTGGAACTGCTTAAGAGCCAGATTAATCCCCATTTCCTGTTTAATACCCTGAATATGATATCCTGTATGGCTAAACTGGAGGAAGCCCAGACCACAGAGCGGATGATATCCAGCCTGGGAAATCTCTTCCGCTATAATCTTAAGACCTCGGAGCAGATTGTGCCCCTGGAGCGGGAGCTTAAGGTGGTGCAGGACTATATGTACATACAGCAGATGCGTTTTGGCAGCCGTATCAGCCATGACCTTAGGGTGGAGGTGGACGGCAGCGAGACCATGATACCGGCTTTTACCCTTCAGCCGCTGGTAGAAAATGCCATCATACACGGCATAGCCAGGAAGGAGGAGGGAGGGAGGATATTTTTAAGGATATGGAAGCGGAAGGACAAGATAGTCATTTCCCTGGCTGACACCGGTGTGGGGATGGAGGAAGAGGCGCTCAAAAGGCTTATGGATGCCCTTAAGGGACACCGGACAGCCAGGGTGGGAATTGGGCTGGGGAATATATATCAGAGGATTAAATCCATGTACGAGGATGGGGATTTGAGAATCTACAGCAAGGCAGGCAAGGGGACCGTGGTACAGATTATCCTGCCTGCCGCCCGGGAAGAGGACTATCAGAAGATATAA
- a CDS encoding TRAP transporter substrate-binding protein yields MKKRWISTALCAAMVAGSLAGCGLKSPDATTAAPAATEAPTEAAKAEGDAAEESKTEAADTEAAADTSDMPEVTLVMAEVNPLDTIVGQTDTKFKETVEELSGGKIKIDLQASGVLGSENDVLDTMLGGGGTIDISRISAFALTSYGAEKSVLLSIPYTFANRDHFWKFADSELAPEFLMEPHDNGLGVRGLYYGEEGFRHFFTVKEVKGLDDLKGMKLRVSNDPIMNGMVEGLGASPTVVSFNELYSALQTGVVDGAEQPIANYKSNAFQEVAPNLILDGHTLGAIQVIITDEAWDKLTEEQQNILMEAGKVASQFNRTISEEAENKVLEELKADGINVVEVPDIKPWQDACKGIIESSTKDQAELYQQILDMNK; encoded by the coding sequence ATGAAAAAAAGATGGATTAGTACCGCGTTGTGTGCAGCAATGGTAGCCGGCTCCCTGGCAGGCTGCGGCTTAAAGAGCCCTGATGCAACCACAGCGGCTCCCGCAGCAACTGAGGCACCTACAGAGGCCGCAAAGGCAGAGGGGGATGCTGCTGAGGAGTCAAAGACAGAAGCAGCTGATACCGAGGCAGCAGCTGATACCAGCGACATGCCTGAGGTCACTCTGGTTATGGCAGAGGTTAACCCGTTAGACACCATTGTGGGACAGACTGATACCAAATTTAAGGAGACTGTTGAGGAACTGTCCGGCGGCAAGATTAAGATTGACCTGCAGGCCAGCGGTGTACTTGGTTCAGAGAACGACGTTCTGGATACCATGCTTGGCGGCGGCGGCACCATTGATATTTCCCGTATTTCCGCATTTGCCCTGACAAGCTACGGCGCTGAGAAGTCCGTGCTTCTGTCCATTCCTTATACATTTGCAAACCGTGACCACTTCTGGAAGTTTGCTGACAGCGAACTGGCTCCTGAATTCCTCATGGAACCTCATGACAACGGACTTGGCGTAAGAGGCCTGTACTACGGCGAGGAAGGCTTCCGTCACTTCTTCACAGTTAAGGAAGTTAAGGGCTTAGACGACTTAAAGGGCATGAAGCTGCGTGTGTCCAATGACCCGATTATGAATGGTATGGTGGAAGGCCTCGGCGCAAGCCCAACGGTTGTTTCCTTCAACGAACTGTACTCCGCACTTCAGACCGGTGTTGTGGACGGTGCTGAGCAGCCAATCGCAAACTACAAGTCCAACGCATTCCAGGAAGTTGCTCCAAACCTGATTCTGGACGGCCATACACTGGGCGCAATCCAGGTTATCATCACAGATGAAGCATGGGATAAGCTGACAGAAGAGCAGCAGAACATCCTGATGGAAGCCGGCAAGGTTGCATCCCAGTTCAACAGAACCATTTCTGAGGAAGCTGAGAACAAGGTGCTTGAGGAATTAAAGGCCGATGGCATCAACGTGGTTGAGGTTCCTGATATCAAGCCATGGCAGGATGCTTGTAAAGGCATCATCGAGTCTTCTACAAAGGACCAGGCTGAACTGTATCAGCAGATTCTTGACATGAACAAATAA